A genomic stretch from Acidimicrobiales bacterium includes:
- a CDS encoding cobalamin B12-binding domain-containing protein, which translates to MSGPYRVVVAKPGLDGHDRGAKVIARALRDSGFEVIYTGLHQTPEQVVQAVVQEDADALGLSLLSGAHMTLVPKVMDLLRGQGADDVVVVVGGIIPEADIPELKKVGVAEVFGPGAPLPAIAQWLQQTLDSREER; encoded by the coding sequence ATGAGCGGGCCCTACAGGGTGGTGGTGGCGAAGCCGGGGCTGGACGGCCACGACCGGGGCGCCAAGGTGATAGCCCGGGCGCTCCGCGACTCCGGCTTCGAGGTCATCTACACCGGCCTGCACCAGACGCCCGAGCAGGTGGTCCAGGCCGTGGTGCAGGAGGACGCCGACGCCCTCGGGCTGTCCCTGCTCTCGGGGGCGCACATGACCCTCGTGCCCAAGGTGATGGACCTGTTGCGGGGACAGGGGGCGGACGACGTGGTGGTGGTGGTCGGGGGGATCATCCCGGAGGCCGACATCCCCGAGCTCAAGAAGGTCGGGGTGGCCGAGGTGTTCGGACCGGGGGCGCCGCTCCCGGCGATCGCGCAGTGGTTGCAGCAGACCCTCGACTCCAGAGAGGAGCGGTAG
- the sucC gene encoding ADP-forming succinate--CoA ligase subunit beta, with translation MDLFEYQGKQYFARWDIPVSAGGVADTVDEAMKVAESAGYPVVVKAQVQVGGRGKAGGIKLAADADEVRRHAGAILGLDIKGHTVRRLWVEHASDISKEYYASFTLDRAAKKHLGMVSAQGGVEIEEVAEKDPTAIARLHIDPVDGLDLAAATRLVEEANLDPEARAGAADILVKLYRCFVEGDADLVEINPLILTPEGKVHALDAKVTLDDSAAFRHPEWDEFRGLEEMDPRDRLARDKGLQYVGLDGFVGIIANGAGLAMSTCDVVEQVGGKPANFLDIGGGANAEVMANALEVINTDEKVKSIFINIFGGITRGEEVANGIVAALGRVDIKAPIVIRLDGTNADEGRRILSEHESDRLVSVPTMLGAARKATELAGGTVREAQVSR, from the coding sequence GTGGACCTGTTCGAGTACCAGGGGAAGCAGTACTTCGCCCGCTGGGACATACCGGTGTCGGCGGGAGGCGTGGCCGACACGGTCGACGAGGCGATGAAGGTGGCGGAGTCCGCCGGCTATCCCGTGGTGGTGAAGGCCCAGGTGCAGGTCGGAGGCCGAGGCAAGGCCGGAGGCATCAAGCTCGCCGCCGACGCCGACGAGGTCCGCCGGCACGCCGGCGCCATCCTCGGCCTCGACATCAAGGGCCACACCGTGCGCCGCCTGTGGGTCGAGCACGCGTCCGACATCTCCAAGGAGTACTACGCCAGCTTCACCCTCGACCGCGCCGCCAAGAAGCACCTCGGGATGGTGTCGGCCCAGGGCGGCGTCGAGATCGAGGAGGTGGCGGAGAAGGACCCGACGGCCATCGCCCGCCTCCACATCGATCCGGTGGACGGCCTCGACCTGGCCGCCGCCACGCGACTGGTCGAGGAGGCCAACCTCGACCCCGAGGCGCGGGCCGGCGCCGCCGACATCCTGGTGAAGCTCTACCGCTGCTTCGTCGAGGGGGACGCCGACCTGGTCGAGATCAACCCCCTGATCCTGACCCCGGAGGGCAAGGTCCACGCCCTCGACGCCAAGGTCACCCTCGACGACAGCGCCGCCTTCCGTCATCCCGAGTGGGACGAGTTCCGGGGCCTCGAGGAGATGGATCCGCGCGACCGCCTGGCGCGCGACAAGGGCCTGCAGTACGTGGGCCTCGACGGCTTCGTCGGCATCATCGCCAACGGCGCCGGGCTGGCCATGAGCACCTGCGACGTGGTCGAGCAGGTCGGCGGCAAGCCGGCCAACTTCCTCGACATCGGCGGGGGCGCCAACGCCGAGGTGATGGCCAACGCCCTCGAGGTCATCAACACCGACGAGAAGGTGAAGTCGATCTTCATCAACATCTTCGGCGGCATCACCCGGGGCGAGGAGGTGGCCAACGGCATCGTGGCCGCCCTCGGTCGCGTGGACATCAAGGCCCCGATCGTCATCCGCCTCGACGGCACCAATGCCGACGAGGGCCGGCGCATCCTGTCCGAACACGAGTCCGACCGCCTCGTGTCGGTGCCGACCATGCTCGGCGCGGCGCGCAAGGCCACCGAGCTGGCGGGCGGGACCGTCAGGGAAGCGCAGGTGTCACGGTGA
- the sucD gene encoding succinate--CoA ligase subunit alpha translates to MSIFVDDKTKVVIQGVSPTGQGLYHGLRNRSYGTQVVAGTNPKRGGEVIEDIPVYASVKEAVQATGATASFIAVPPGGAPGAILEAAEAGIAFIVCITEFIPAQDEARVYNVLRRDFPQTRLLGPNCPGIISPGKCNIGITSGDIATPGGPVGLVSRSGTVFYQALYELTQKGIGQTTGVGIGGDPVPGTSFIDCLSAFEADPETRAVLMIGEIGGSAEEEAAEFIGKEMSKPVVTYIAGVTAPPGRKMGHAGAIISGSKGTAKAKMDALEAAGARVAMNPTAAADIMAEVVAGLG, encoded by the coding sequence GTGAGCATCTTCGTCGACGACAAGACCAAGGTCGTGATCCAGGGCGTCTCGCCCACCGGTCAGGGCCTCTATCACGGCCTGCGCAACCGCAGCTACGGGACCCAGGTCGTGGCGGGCACCAACCCCAAGCGCGGGGGCGAGGTCATCGAGGACATCCCCGTCTACGCCTCGGTCAAGGAGGCGGTGCAGGCCACCGGGGCCACGGCGTCGTTCATCGCCGTTCCCCCCGGGGGAGCTCCCGGCGCCATCCTCGAGGCGGCCGAGGCGGGCATCGCCTTCATCGTGTGCATCACCGAGTTCATCCCCGCCCAGGACGAGGCACGCGTCTACAACGTGCTGCGGCGCGACTTCCCCCAGACCAGGCTGCTCGGCCCCAACTGCCCCGGCATCATCAGCCCCGGCAAGTGCAACATCGGCATCACGTCGGGGGACATCGCCACGCCCGGCGGGCCGGTGGGGCTGGTGAGCCGCTCGGGCACCGTCTTCTACCAGGCCCTCTACGAGCTGACCCAGAAGGGGATCGGCCAGACCACCGGCGTCGGCATCGGTGGCGACCCCGTGCCCGGGACCAGCTTCATCGACTGCCTGTCGGCCTTCGAGGCCGACCCCGAGACGCGGGCCGTGCTGATGATCGGGGAGATCGGCGGCTCCGCCGAGGAGGAGGCCGCCGAGTTCATCGGCAAGGAGATGTCGAAGCCGGTCGTCACCTACATCGCCGGGGTCACCGCCCCGCCGGGCCGGAAGATGGGCCACGCCGGCGCCATCATCTCGGGCTCCAAGGGCACCGCCAAGGCCAAGATGGACGCCCTCGAGGCGGCCGGGGCCCGGGTGGCCATGAACCCCACGGCGGCGGCCGACATCATGGCCGAGGTGGTCGCCGGACTGGGCTGA